TGAAGGAGACGTGCCGGACAGAGCCCCCGGAGCCCGGGCCGGTCTGACGGCCGCGGTCGGTGTGCTCGCCGGTCTGGTCCTCGCCGCGGGAGCCGTGGCCGCCGCGGACCGGCGGACCGGCCGCTGACCCGCCGGCCGCCACCCGTTCAGGCGCTGGCGCGGGCGGGAGCGAGCTCCGGGTGCTCGCGGAACCAGGCGATCGTCCGCTGCAGGCCCTCGTCGAGTGCCACCTGCGGCGCCCAGCCCAGCACGGTCTGCGCCAGGGTGATGTCCGGTTGGCGCACCGTCGGGTCGTCCTCCGGGCGGGGGATGGACTCGATGGGCGACCGGGAGCCGGTCAGCTCCCGGATCCGCTCCGCGAGGTGGAGCACCGGGACCTCGTGCGGGTTGCCGATGTTCATCGGCCCCGACGCGCCCGACAGGAGGAGCCGCAGCAGCCCGTCGACCAGGTCGCTGACGTAGCAGACCGAACGCGTCTGGCCGCCGTCGCCGGCGACGGTCAGCGGCTCACCGGCCAGCGCCTGGCGGATGAACGTGGGGATCGCCCGCCCGTCGCGCGGCCGCATGCGCGGCCCGTAGGTGTTGAAGATCCGCACGATCGCCGTGTCCACACCGTGGGTGCGCCGGTACGCCGAGGTGAGCGCCTCGGCGAAGCGCTTGGCCTCGTCGTACACGCCGCGGGGGCCGACCGGGTTGACGTTCCCCCAGTAGCTCTCCGGCTGCGGGTGGACGAGCGGATCGCCGTAGCACTCCGACGTCGAGGCCAGGAGGAACCGGGCCCGCTTCTCCTTGGCCAGGCCGAGCGCGTGGAGCGTGCCGACGGAGCCGACCTTCAGGGTGTGGATCGGCAGTTCGGCGTAGTCGATGGGCGATGCCGGGGAGGCGAAGTGCAGGACGTGGTCCAGCGGCTGCGGCACGTGCACGTAGTCGGTGACGTCGGCGCGGACCAGCCGGAACCGC
This region of Geodermatophilus bullaregiensis genomic DNA includes:
- a CDS encoding UDP-glucuronic acid decarboxylase family protein, translating into MARAVVTGGAGFLGSHLCEALLDRDIEVLCLDNFLTGTPENVAHLLEHPRFRLVRADVTDYVHVPQPLDHVLHFASPASPIDYAELPIHTLKVGSVGTLHALGLAKEKRARFLLASTSECYGDPLVHPQPESYWGNVNPVGPRGVYDEAKRFAEALTSAYRRTHGVDTAIVRIFNTYGPRMRPRDGRAIPTFIRQALAGEPLTVAGDGGQTRSVCYVSDLVDGLLRLLLSGASGPMNIGNPHEVPVLHLAERIRELTGSRSPIESIPRPEDDPTVRQPDITLAQTVLGWAPQVALDEGLQRTIAWFREHPELAPARASA